A stretch of Maridesulfovibrio zosterae DSM 11974 DNA encodes these proteins:
- a CDS encoding glycyl radical protein, producing MTKNKPSVEIPKTVSASKRVEKTLERFLETTPAVCAERAVLITDSYKETEGLPMPIRRAKALEKILSNMSIFIQDDELIVGNQCSMPRSAPIFPEFSCKWVEEELDRLEKRTSDVFLISEDVKEKLRTAFSYWDGKTVNEIASAMMPPESLEAHNEVVYTVGNYFFNGVGHISADYSKVLNQGLNAVIAHAEEKLSEIDFSDASQLNKMHFLKSVIMANKSVIAFAERFAELAEKLAVACEDSTRKAELNEIARICRKVPAQPAETFQEALQSFWLIHLVIQIESNGHSISPMRFDQYINPFLQKDSISVEAAQEMLDMLWIKFSELNKVRDENSSMAFAGYPMFMNLIVGGQKRDGSDATNTMSYMVLQASANTKLYAPSLSIRIHEGTPDPLYKKAAELSRMGMGYPAYYNDRVIVPALLARGLEREDARDYGIIGCVEPQVGGKTEGWHDAAFYNMAKIIELCLNDGVDLRTGKQLGPKSGSMKTFKTFEDVMDSYTQQTAYFVKLMAAADNAVDMTHGKHCPLPFLSSLVDDCISDGLSLQEGGAHYNFTGPQGVGVANAGDSLTAIKKIVFDEKSLTLEQLQEALANDFEGQEDLRQMLVNRAPKYGNDDDYADDIAKEAALIYCNEVNKYTNPRGGKFQPGLYPASANVPLGSVVTATPDGRKAWTPLADGVSPISGYDSCGPTASVLSVAKLDHEIASNGTLLNQKFHPSAIEGEKGLENLKAVTEAYFQNGGFHVQYNVISRDTLLDAQANPDKYKGLVVRVAGYSAFFTALDKSLQDDILARTEQKF from the coding sequence ATGACCAAGAACAAACCTAGTGTAGAAATCCCCAAAACAGTTAGTGCCTCAAAACGTGTTGAAAAAACTCTTGAACGTTTTCTGGAAACGACTCCGGCAGTCTGCGCTGAGCGTGCCGTGCTGATCACTGATTCATATAAAGAAACTGAAGGGCTGCCTATGCCCATACGCCGTGCCAAAGCTCTGGAAAAAATTCTTTCAAACATGTCGATTTTCATTCAAGATGATGAGCTAATTGTCGGTAACCAGTGCTCTATGCCTCGATCCGCTCCTATTTTCCCTGAATTTTCCTGCAAATGGGTGGAAGAAGAACTTGATCGTCTGGAAAAAAGAACTTCTGATGTTTTCCTTATCTCTGAAGATGTTAAAGAAAAACTCCGCACTGCTTTCTCCTACTGGGATGGAAAAACAGTAAACGAAATTGCCAGTGCAATGATGCCTCCTGAATCACTCGAAGCACACAACGAAGTCGTATATACCGTTGGTAACTACTTCTTTAATGGTGTCGGTCACATCTCAGCTGACTACAGCAAAGTCCTCAATCAGGGCTTAAATGCTGTTATTGCTCATGCTGAAGAAAAACTTTCTGAAATAGACTTTTCTGATGCTTCCCAGCTCAACAAAATGCATTTCCTAAAATCAGTAATTATGGCGAACAAATCAGTTATCGCCTTTGCAGAGCGTTTTGCAGAACTGGCCGAAAAACTTGCTGTCGCGTGTGAAGATTCCACCCGCAAAGCAGAACTCAATGAAATTGCACGTATATGCCGCAAAGTTCCTGCACAGCCGGCAGAAACATTTCAGGAAGCACTGCAGTCTTTCTGGCTCATCCATCTGGTTATTCAGATTGAATCAAATGGTCACTCCATCTCCCCAATGCGCTTTGACCAATACATAAATCCATTCCTGCAGAAAGACTCCATCTCAGTCGAAGCAGCTCAGGAAATGCTGGATATGCTCTGGATCAAATTCTCTGAACTCAACAAAGTTCGTGACGAAAATTCATCCATGGCTTTTGCAGGATATCCGATGTTCATGAACCTGATCGTTGGCGGTCAGAAACGTGATGGTTCAGATGCAACCAACACTATGTCATATATGGTTCTGCAAGCCAGCGCCAACACCAAACTTTATGCTCCTTCACTCTCAATCCGTATCCATGAAGGAACACCCGATCCTCTTTATAAAAAAGCTGCTGAACTCAGCCGTATGGGAATGGGATATCCTGCATACTATAATGACCGTGTAATCGTTCCTGCCCTGCTTGCTCGCGGCCTAGAACGCGAAGATGCTCGTGACTACGGTATAATCGGTTGTGTTGAACCTCAGGTTGGCGGTAAAACCGAAGGCTGGCATGATGCAGCATTCTACAACATGGCAAAAATTATTGAGCTCTGCCTTAATGACGGTGTAGACCTGCGCACAGGAAAACAGCTCGGCCCTAAGAGCGGAAGTATGAAGACCTTCAAAACCTTTGAAGATGTCATGGATTCATACACTCAGCAGACTGCTTATTTCGTAAAACTTATGGCTGCCGCAGATAACGCAGTAGACATGACTCACGGTAAACATTGTCCACTTCCATTCCTTTCATCTCTTGTTGACGATTGTATTTCCGATGGTCTGTCCTTGCAGGAAGGTGGAGCGCACTACAACTTCACAGGTCCTCAGGGTGTTGGAGTTGCAAACGCAGGTGACTCTCTTACCGCAATCAAAAAAATAGTCTTTGATGAGAAGTCACTGACTCTTGAGCAGCTTCAGGAGGCACTTGCCAATGACTTCGAAGGTCAGGAAGATCTTCGCCAGATGCTGGTAAACCGCGCACCTAAGTACGGTAATGATGATGATTATGCTGACGATATTGCTAAAGAAGCAGCGCTCATTTATTGCAACGAAGTTAACAAGTACACCAACCCCCGCGGCGGTAAATTCCAGCCGGGCCTGTATCCTGCTTCTGCTAACGTTCCTTTAGGTTCAGTTGTCACAGCAACTCCTGACGGAAGAAAAGCATGGACACCTCTGGCAGACGGCGTTTCCCCAATATCCGGTTACGATTCATGCGGTCCAACTGCATCAGTACTTTCAGTTGCTAAACTGGATCACGAAATTGCATCCAATGGAACTCTGCTTAACCAGAAATTCCACCCATCCGCCATTGAAGGCGAAAAAGGATTGGAAAACCTTAAAGCAGTTACTGAAGCATACTTCCAGAATGGCGGATTCCACGTGCAGTATAATGTCATCAGCCGTGATACCCTTCTGGATGCTCAGGCCAACCCTGACAAGTACAAAGGGTTGGTTGTCCGTGTTGCAGGATACAGCGCATTCTTCACAGCGCTCGACAAATCCCTGCAGGACGATATCCTTGCCCGTACTGAACAAAAATTCTAA
- the allE gene encoding (S)-ureidoglycine aminohydrolase: protein MPYPDGFLKNRSVIEPHKYAVITPEGRVNNVIPGIEDCQMTILASPKLGAGFVQMVGTVGNGGKTTIPYAKEENIESLLFVIDGEGSLTVTVDGQKEKLSHGGYIYAPPGKGIEFISSGEGEVRILLYKQKFIPHPDPKMEKPWIVKGSIKEIEESFYDGMDNVFVRDLLPVHEAFDMNFHTLAFLPGGCHPFVETHVQEHGAYIYEGQGLYLLDNEWIPVEAEDFIWFAPFCKQACYGTGLGRMEYIYSKDCHRDEHL, encoded by the coding sequence ATGCCTTATCCAGATGGTTTTCTAAAGAACCGTTCTGTTATTGAACCTCACAAATATGCAGTGATCACCCCTGAAGGCAGAGTTAACAATGTTATTCCAGGCATTGAAGACTGCCAAATGACTATTCTGGCCTCTCCTAAACTTGGAGCAGGTTTTGTGCAGATGGTCGGCACAGTGGGTAATGGTGGAAAAACAACAATTCCTTATGCGAAAGAAGAAAATATTGAATCACTTCTCTTTGTCATAGACGGTGAAGGTTCACTCACAGTCACTGTAGACGGACAGAAAGAAAAGCTTTCCCATGGCGGATACATTTACGCACCTCCCGGAAAGGGAATTGAGTTCATCTCAAGCGGTGAAGGAGAGGTTCGCATCCTTCTTTACAAGCAGAAATTTATTCCACATCCGGACCCGAAAATGGAAAAACCATGGATTGTTAAGGGCAGCATAAAAGAGATTGAAGAAAGCTTTTATGATGGCATGGACAATGTGTTTGTGCGGGACCTGCTTCCGGTTCATGAAGCCTTTGATATGAATTTCCATACGCTGGCCTTTCTTCCCGGTGGATGCCACCCATTCGTGGAAACTCATGTGCAGGAACACGGTGCTTATATCTATGAAGGCCAAGGTTTATACCTGCTCGACAACGAATGGATTCCTGTTGAAGCTGAAGACTTCATCTGGTTTGCTCCATTTTGTAAACAGGCATGCTATGGAACAGGCTTAGGCCGCATGGAATACATTTATTCCAAAGACTGCCACAGAGATGAACATCTGTAG
- the ilvC gene encoding ketol-acid reductoisomerase gives MSNIEFEKIYRDEDVDMSVLDGKTVAVIGYGSQGRAQSMNMRESGVKVIVGAGDRTRHSSWDKAEADGFEVFSIEKAVEKADIVHILLQDPAQPPVYYESIHANLRPGQTLSFAHGFAILYGTIRPPKDIDVVLFVPNGPGPVTRQKYKDGSGIWGCVSVDQDVSGHAQETALAIAKAVGSTRVGAVAMTFQHETEGDNYEEQVLYGGTIHLMRTMYNIMVKNGYPRSFAYAKAIRSIRSIIDDIDEVGIESYLTSRASRTCEFAVRHSGPRVINEEEMEKIFEETESGTFAKNWLQEFSLGMPTLNRIRRTWAESDMEQTGKIWREKFGK, from the coding sequence ATGAGCAACATTGAATTTGAAAAGATCTATCGCGATGAAGATGTAGACATGTCAGTTCTTGACGGAAAAACTGTAGCTGTTATCGGGTACGGAAGTCAGGGCAGAGCACAAAGCATGAATATGCGTGAAAGCGGTGTAAAAGTTATCGTTGGAGCCGGAGACCGCACCCGTCATTCCAGCTGGGACAAGGCCGAAGCGGACGGGTTTGAAGTTTTTTCTATTGAAAAAGCCGTTGAGAAAGCGGATATCGTTCACATTCTGCTTCAGGATCCGGCGCAGCCTCCTGTTTACTATGAATCCATCCACGCCAACCTGCGTCCGGGGCAGACCTTAAGTTTTGCGCACGGTTTTGCTATTCTCTACGGGACCATTCGTCCTCCCAAAGATATCGATGTTGTACTCTTTGTTCCCAATGGACCGGGCCCGGTAACCCGTCAGAAATACAAAGACGGTTCCGGAATATGGGGCTGCGTAAGCGTTGATCAGGATGTCTCAGGTCATGCACAGGAAACCGCTCTGGCCATTGCCAAGGCAGTCGGTTCCACCAGAGTTGGAGCTGTTGCCATGACTTTTCAGCACGAGACCGAAGGTGACAATTACGAAGAACAGGTTCTATACGGCGGAACAATACATCTCATGCGTACCATGTATAATATTATGGTCAAAAACGGATACCCACGTTCTTTTGCATACGCTAAGGCAATCCGCTCCATCCGTTCCATCATTGATGATATAGATGAGGTGGGTATCGAATCTTATCTTACCAGTCGTGCCAGTCGAACATGTGAATTTGCTGTACGTCACAGTGGTCCTAGAGTTATCAACGAAGAAGAGATGGAAAAAATATTCGAAGAGACAGAAAGCGGAACATTTGCCAAAAACTGGCTTCAGGAATTTTCCCTTGGCATGCCGACCCTGAACAGAATCAGACGTACATGGGCTGAATCAGACATGGAACAGACAGGCAAAATCTGGCGTGAAAAATTTGGGAAATAG
- a CDS encoding sigma-54-dependent transcriptional regulator: MERTKGLTPRYPLLLVDDEDSWLYSFKATLRSQGIDNVVLLNDGTKVMETLAERKFCAVAVDLIMPGITGEELIPKIVEEHPELPVLVISGLNEIKAVVNCIRKGAFDFIVKTEERNTLISGVRHAIEIFELRHENTSLQQSFFMNGPDRPGLFSEIITAHKDMLAIFKYIEAIAETARPVLITGESGVGKELVARAVHNASGRKGDFVAVNIAGLDDNILSDTLFGHKKGAFTGATQARVGLVEKAKNGTLFLDEIGDLSPTSQTKLLRLLQEHEFMPLGSDMAKRSSARIITATHQSIAVMQEQGKFRKDLFFRLRGHMLQIPPLRERTEDLPLLISHFVDEVQTEAGMDLNVNIHDIANFLNNYSFPGNIRELQNLVHDGASICGHGDLTPKHFKKLLSAPGDFFPSGTIAASGESISFGARLPTLQEARAKLIDEALRRTNGNQSSAAQLVGVTRQAVSKYLKKNN, translated from the coding sequence ATGGAAAGGACTAAAGGTCTTACACCAAGATATCCACTGTTACTGGTTGATGATGAGGATTCTTGGCTTTACAGTTTTAAAGCAACTTTACGCTCACAGGGGATCGATAATGTAGTGCTTTTGAATGACGGCACAAAGGTTATGGAGACTCTTGCAGAGCGGAAGTTCTGTGCTGTGGCGGTCGATTTGATAATGCCGGGAATAACCGGTGAAGAGCTGATACCTAAGATTGTGGAAGAACATCCGGAGCTGCCAGTACTGGTTATTTCAGGTCTTAATGAAATAAAAGCCGTGGTAAATTGTATCCGCAAAGGAGCCTTTGATTTTATTGTAAAAACAGAAGAACGTAATACTCTTATTTCAGGTGTGCGGCATGCTATTGAAATTTTTGAGTTGCGTCATGAAAACACATCATTGCAGCAAAGTTTTTTCATGAATGGTCCTGATAGACCTGGATTGTTCTCTGAAATCATTACCGCTCACAAAGATATGCTGGCTATTTTTAAATATATCGAGGCCATAGCAGAAACAGCACGTCCTGTACTCATTACCGGAGAGTCAGGAGTGGGGAAAGAATTAGTGGCGCGGGCAGTACATAATGCCAGTGGTCGTAAGGGAGATTTTGTTGCTGTCAATATAGCCGGACTGGATGATAATATTCTCTCAGATACATTATTCGGTCATAAGAAAGGCGCGTTTACCGGTGCTACACAAGCAAGAGTCGGCCTTGTTGAAAAAGCTAAGAATGGAACTCTTTTTCTTGATGAGATCGGAGACCTCAGTCCTACGTCGCAGACTAAACTTTTACGCCTTTTGCAGGAACACGAATTTATGCCATTGGGGTCTGATATGGCTAAGCGCTCAAGTGCACGAATTATTACTGCAACTCATCAGTCTATTGCAGTAATGCAGGAACAGGGGAAGTTTCGTAAAGACCTTTTTTTCAGGCTGAGAGGTCACATGCTTCAGATACCTCCTCTTCGTGAACGCACTGAGGATTTACCTCTTTTGATTTCCCATTTTGTAGATGAAGTGCAGACTGAAGCAGGCATGGATTTAAATGTAAATATTCATGATATTGCTAATTTTTTGAATAATTATTCCTTTCCGGGAAATATCAGGGAATTGCAGAATCTGGTCCATGATGGAGCCAGCATCTGCGGTCATGGTGACTTGACTCCTAAGCATTTTAAGAAACTGCTCTCAGCCCCCGGAGATTTTTTTCCAAGTGGAACTATCGCCGCTTCCGGAGAGAGTATTTCTTTCGGAGCCAGATTGCCCACCTTGCAGGAGGCCCGGGCTAAACTGATTGATGAAGCTCTGCGGCGTACTAATGGCAACCAGTCATCGGCTGCTCAGTTGGTAGGAGTCACCAGACAGGCGGTAAGTAAATATCTGAAAAAGAATAACTGA
- a CDS encoding glycyl-radical enzyme activating protein, whose product MRWKERQHKFSLDDKDKDPLTGLVFDIQRFAVHDGGGIRTLVFLKGCPLRCKWCQNPESMSTKPEIMRIPHHCISCVKCATLCPEQAIAIKEDFKVEIDRDKCTYCGECIEKCYAGSMTIVGRYMTVNEVIDEVERDRAFYHTSNGGVTFSGGEPTLQSSFLIAALKKAHKNGLHTAIESCCLCKKETFAEVLEHTDLVLTDIKHMDSKKHEELTGSPNELILSNIKMAAEMGKTLRIRIPLIPGCNDSDENITATAKFVASLGNAVEGLDILPYHRLGEPKWEQLDREYTLHGVNPPDRGHVLALKDLVLPYCPEVSVGG is encoded by the coding sequence ATGAGATGGAAGGAACGTCAGCATAAGTTCAGTTTAGATGATAAGGACAAGGATCCGCTCACCGGACTGGTATTTGATATTCAGCGTTTTGCGGTCCACGATGGCGGCGGCATCCGCACTCTAGTTTTCCTTAAAGGCTGTCCACTACGCTGTAAATGGTGTCAGAATCCTGAATCAATGAGCACCAAGCCTGAAATTATGCGCATTCCCCACCACTGCATAAGCTGTGTAAAGTGCGCAACTCTCTGTCCAGAACAGGCGATTGCAATTAAAGAAGATTTCAAAGTCGAGATCGATCGCGACAAATGTACGTATTGTGGCGAGTGCATTGAAAAATGTTACGCTGGCTCTATGACCATTGTTGGTCGCTATATGACCGTTAATGAAGTTATTGATGAGGTAGAGAGAGATAGGGCATTCTACCATACCTCTAATGGAGGCGTAACTTTTTCAGGAGGCGAACCGACCCTGCAATCCAGCTTTCTTATCGCTGCTTTGAAAAAAGCTCATAAGAATGGGCTGCATACAGCAATAGAAAGCTGTTGTCTTTGTAAGAAAGAAACATTTGCCGAAGTTCTAGAACATACCGATCTTGTACTGACCGACATCAAGCACATGGATTCTAAAAAGCACGAAGAGCTTACAGGTTCTCCTAATGAGCTGATTTTGAGCAATATAAAAATGGCAGCTGAAATGGGTAAAACCCTGCGTATCAGGATTCCACTGATCCCGGGATGTAATGATTCAGATGAAAACATCACTGCTACAGCCAAATTTGTAGCGTCTTTAGGCAATGCGGTTGAAGGACTTGATATCCTGCCGTATCACCGTTTAGGTGAACCGAAATGGGAACAACTTGACAGAGAATATACTCTGCATGGTGTGAATCCACCTGATCGTGGACATGTTTTGGCTCTGAAAGATCTGGTTTTACCTTATTGTCCTGAGGTCTCGGTCGGGGGATAA
- a CDS encoding mannose-1-phosphate guanylyltransferase/mannose-6-phosphate isomerase, with protein MIQPVILCGGKGSRLWPLSRESYPKQFLTVGSEKTLFQETVLRAAALGNMAPPVAMCGEELRFLVAEQLLELEVKGDIVLEPESKNTAPAVAISALLKKDKDPLLLVMPADHIIKDKVAFKNSFTKAVKLAEKNFLVTFGIIPDHPETAFGYLHRGTPVDEGFQVLRFEEKPTAEVAAQYYDSGEYFWNSGIFLFRASAFLRELEKYAPGMLTVCEKTLAESLHDLDFFRLSPSEFAKCPEDSIDYAVMEKTDKCVMVELDAGWNDLGTWSSLYLASQKDENNNVLHGDVISSDTQNCYLHSENRLLAAIGLKDIVAVETSDAVFVAHMDKAQDVKKMVESLTAKKRHEVIHHRKVYRPWGTYESTDTGLRYQVKCITVNPGQILSLQMHHHRAEHWVVVHGTAKITNGEKEFMLTEDQSTYIPVGTKHRLENPGKIPLELIEIQTGAYLGEDDIVRFEDLYGRYES; from the coding sequence ATGATTCAGCCGGTAATTCTTTGTGGAGGAAAGGGCAGTCGTTTATGGCCTCTTTCGCGTGAATCATACCCAAAACAGTTTTTAACTGTCGGAAGTGAAAAAACTCTATTCCAGGAAACAGTATTGCGGGCTGCCGCTCTTGGCAACATGGCCCCCCCTGTTGCCATGTGCGGCGAGGAGTTGCGTTTTTTAGTTGCAGAGCAACTGCTTGAGCTTGAGGTAAAAGGAGACATTGTTTTAGAACCGGAAAGCAAAAATACAGCTCCGGCAGTGGCAATAAGCGCCTTGCTAAAAAAAGATAAAGACCCTCTGCTTTTGGTTATGCCGGCAGATCACATCATCAAGGACAAAGTAGCCTTTAAAAATTCTTTCACTAAAGCCGTTAAACTAGCGGAAAAAAACTTTCTCGTTACCTTCGGGATAATTCCTGATCATCCGGAAACCGCCTTTGGATACTTACACCGGGGAACACCTGTTGATGAAGGTTTTCAGGTTCTTCGGTTTGAGGAAAAACCTACTGCTGAAGTTGCAGCTCAGTATTATGATTCCGGTGAATATTTCTGGAACAGTGGTATATTCCTTTTCCGCGCCTCTGCTTTTCTGCGTGAACTTGAAAAATATGCTCCGGGCATGCTCACCGTATGTGAAAAAACTCTTGCAGAGAGTTTGCATGATTTAGATTTTTTCAGACTGAGTCCTTCAGAGTTTGCAAAATGCCCGGAAGATTCTATAGATTATGCAGTTATGGAAAAAACTGACAAGTGCGTTATGGTAGAACTGGACGCAGGATGGAATGATCTTGGAACATGGTCATCACTTTATCTCGCAAGCCAAAAAGATGAGAATAATAACGTTCTTCATGGAGATGTCATATCCAGTGACACACAAAACTGCTACCTTCACTCTGAGAACAGACTGCTTGCAGCAATTGGTCTAAAAGATATTGTTGCCGTTGAAACATCTGACGCTGTCTTTGTGGCTCACATGGACAAAGCCCAAGATGTCAAGAAAATGGTTGAATCATTAACTGCGAAAAAACGCCACGAAGTAATCCACCACCGCAAAGTATACCGCCCTTGGGGGACATACGAAAGCACCGATACAGGCTTACGTTATCAAGTGAAATGCATCACCGTTAACCCGGGACAAATTCTTTCATTGCAGATGCATCACCACCGCGCAGAACATTGGGTTGTGGTGCATGGAACAGCTAAGATAACGAATGGTGAAAAAGAATTCATGCTAACAGAGGACCAGTCCACATATATTCCTGTAGGAACAAAGCACAGACTTGAAAACCCCGGAAAAATACCATTAGAATTAATTGAAATCCAGACAGGGGCCTACTTAGGGGAAGATGATATAGTTCGATTTGAGGATCTGTATGGACGCTATGAGAGCTAA
- a CDS encoding GlcG/HbpS family heme-binding protein, translated as MPVTAKIAQQMIAAAEKKANEIGVPMVIAVVDQGANLVAQLRQDDALLVSIDLAWNKAYTAVAVKMSTETLGTVSQPGGPLYGIHTAHNGRVVIFGGGLPIEENGTVIGGIGVSGGSVEQDIACAEAGLAAYNQ; from the coding sequence ATGCCAGTAACAGCAAAGATAGCGCAGCAGATGATTGCTGCAGCGGAGAAGAAAGCAAACGAAATTGGAGTTCCCATGGTCATTGCTGTGGTTGATCAGGGAGCCAACCTTGTAGCTCAGTTGCGACAGGACGACGCCCTGCTGGTCAGTATAGATCTGGCCTGGAACAAAGCATACACTGCCGTAGCTGTAAAAATGTCTACAGAAACACTGGGCACTGTATCACAGCCGGGCGGACCTCTTTATGGTATTCATACTGCACATAATGGACGGGTTGTCATTTTCGGTGGAGGTCTTCCCATTGAAGAAAATGGAACTGTCATCGGCGGCATAGGAGTCAGTGGCGGCAGTGTTGAGCAGGACATAGCTTGTGCGGAAGCCGGTCTTGCTGCTTACAACCAATAA
- a CDS encoding PocR ligand-binding domain-containing protein: protein MDLRKKISNKADVCPENVIEEINTLRGRVAELEASRTPCGGFGRDCNFSAGSSESSHLERGHRFEDYFDVDAIQQIQDAFSEATKVSSIITDLDGRPITRPSRFCKLCNDVIRKTPKGLKNCMRSDASFSTKSPLEPIMRPCLSGGLWDGGTSFYVGDRHIANWIIGQVRCPPINDERIKSYAREIGADEDEFMDALKEVPVMSREQFLSVCNVLCLIANQISILARKNFLQAQAIARRKIAELALRESEERFRQLSQATFEAIFIHHEGKILETNKAGQLMFGYSYEEFNCLNIDDLADPDYREDVKTYTSKNMMARFYACFRCRDGRMLMCEIQQRDIIFQGEKVGVCAIRDITERVESERQAKEKEQQLIQADKMVSLGVLVSGMAHEINNPNSFMTLNLPLVEEIWSDISPILDDYYHENGEFLAGGLEYSELRSFMPDLLSRMQEGVSRISGIVNSLKDYSRLQPGELMWEVEVTDVIENSLRLLENLISHKTSKFELKLAETLPTVLGNSQRLSQVLINLLVNSCEALTDRNQKIILSSEYIESEKKIEIIVRDEGVGIAEEHLKKIMDPFFTTKRECGGTGLGLSVSSTIVQEHGGYLKFSANPGGGTIAIFSIPVAESEA from the coding sequence ATGGATTTAAGAAAAAAAATTTCAAATAAAGCGGATGTCTGTCCGGAAAATGTAATTGAAGAGATAAATACTTTACGAGGGCGAGTTGCAGAACTGGAAGCATCACGGACGCCTTGCGGCGGTTTTGGTAGGGACTGTAATTTTTCCGCAGGTTCTTCTGAATCTTCTCATTTGGAAAGAGGACATCGGTTTGAAGATTATTTCGATGTGGATGCTATTCAGCAAATACAGGATGCATTTTCCGAAGCAACTAAAGTGTCTTCTATCATCACCGATCTTGACGGAAGGCCGATAACCAGGCCCAGCCGTTTTTGCAAACTCTGCAATGATGTGATTCGTAAAACTCCAAAGGGGCTTAAGAACTGCATGCGGTCTGACGCTTCTTTCAGTACCAAGAGTCCCCTGGAACCAATTATGCGTCCTTGCCTCAGCGGTGGGCTGTGGGACGGGGGGACCAGTTTTTATGTAGGCGATCGTCATATTGCTAACTGGATTATAGGTCAGGTTCGCTGTCCACCCATTAATGATGAGCGGATTAAATCATATGCCCGTGAAATAGGTGCAGATGAGGATGAATTTATGGATGCACTCAAAGAAGTTCCGGTTATGTCCCGTGAACAGTTTTTGAGTGTCTGTAATGTCCTTTGTCTCATTGCAAATCAGATTTCTATTTTAGCCAGAAAGAATTTTCTGCAAGCTCAGGCTATAGCCAGAAGAAAGATAGCCGAATTGGCTTTAAGAGAAAGTGAGGAAAGATTTAGGCAACTCTCGCAGGCTACATTTGAAGCTATTTTTATTCATCATGAAGGTAAAATTCTGGAGACAAACAAAGCCGGTCAGTTGATGTTCGGTTATTCCTATGAAGAGTTTAACTGTCTTAATATCGATGATCTGGCTGATCCTGATTATCGTGAAGATGTAAAAACTTATACTTCTAAGAATATGATGGCTCGTTTTTATGCCTGTTTCCGTTGCAGAGATGGCAGAATGCTTATGTGTGAAATTCAGCAGCGTGATATTATTTTTCAGGGCGAGAAGGTCGGGGTGTGCGCAATTCGTGACATTACCGAGCGAGTGGAATCAGAACGGCAGGCAAAAGAAAAAGAACAGCAGCTGATTCAGGCTGATAAAATGGTTTCACTCGGAGTGCTGGTTTCCGGTATGGCTCACGAGATTAACAATCCAAACAGTTTCATGACACTGAATCTTCCTCTGGTGGAAGAAATCTGGAGTGATATCAGTCCCATTTTAGATGACTACTACCACGAGAATGGAGAATTTTTAGCCGGGGGGCTTGAATATTCTGAGCTTAGGTCTTTCATGCCGGATCTGCTTTCCAGAATGCAGGAGGGTGTCAGTCGTATCAGTGGAATTGTTAATAGTCTTAAAGATTATTCCCGTTTACAGCCGGGAGAGTTGATGTGGGAAGTTGAAGTTACTGATGTAATTGAAAATTCATTACGACTTTTGGAAAATCTGATAAGTCATAAAACAAGCAAGTTTGAGTTGAAACTTGCCGAGACATTGCCGACAGTCCTTGGTAATTCACAGCGTCTGTCACAGGTACTGATTAATTTATTGGTTAATTCCTGTGAAGCTCTGACTGATCGAAATCAGAAAATAATTCTTTCTTCAGAGTATATTGAGTCTGAAAAGAAAATTGAAATAATTGTCCGTGATGAAGGTGTTGGCATTGCAGAAGAACATCTTAAAAAGATAATGGATCCTTTTTTTACAACTAAGCGGGAATGCGGCGGAACCGGACTCGGATTGTCCGTGTCCTCAACAATTGTTCAGGAACATGGTGGATATCTGAAATTTTCAGCCAATCCAGGCGGGGGAACCATCGCCATATTTTCAATTCCTGTAGCTGAAAGTGAGGCTTGA